In the Gossypium arboreum isolate Shixiya-1 chromosome 10, ASM2569848v2, whole genome shotgun sequence genome, one interval contains:
- the LOC108488924 gene encoding ethylene-responsive transcription factor ERF086-like, with the protein MPTSMDKGYGYEPLPQAHHLASTFMMLQRNKSSYQSGERRGRRKAAEPGRFLGVRRRPWGRYAAEIRDPTTKERHWLGTFDTAHEAALAYDRAAISMKGTQARTNFVYFDHNNNTAFHSIMSPSDVQSAVLPTPYHFLDLTTPQSRPKQASNHSFEAPQPDISHSETKTLTQPNNTKSPIPLSSADNGFFFTDNDDNSGYLACIVPYNCLKPPSNKSIDNQSQALPKSNDIIEFPGFNELDQQGNFMRDQQPWEINSFELEAIFNHPPLIVGDECTGAFYPSSYDMIPQPISSVDTCCFPLPSFGDVVDLGYSL; encoded by the coding sequence ATGCCAACATCCATGGACAAAGGTTATGGATATGAACCCCTTCCCCAAGCCCATCATCTGGCTTCAACTTTTATGATGCTTCAAAGGAACAAATCTTCATACCAATCTGGTGAAAGGAGAGGCCGAAGGAAAGCGGCTGAGCCCGGGAGGTTTCTCGGAGTCAGAAGGCGGCCATGGGGTCGATACGCGGCTGAGATAAGAGACCCCACCACCAAAGAAAGGCATTGGCTCGGCACTTTCGATACGGCTCACGAAGCTGCTCTGGCTTATGATCGAGCTGCAATTTCCATGAAAGGAACTCAAGCAAGGACAAACTTTGTGTACTTTGACCACAACAACAACACTGCTTTTCATTCAATTATGTCCCCTTCTGATGTCCAATCTGCAGTTTTACCAACTCCGTATCACTTCCTTGATCTTACCACTCCTCAATCTCGACCTAAACAAGCATCAAATCATAGCTTTGAGGCGCCTCAGCCTGATATTTCCCACAGTGAAACTAAAACCCTCACTCAACCTAACAACACCAAAAGCCCAATACCATTGTCATCTGCTGATAATGGTTTCTTTTTCACTGACAATGATGATAACTCAGGTTACTTGGCCTGCATTGTTCCCTATAACTGCTTGAAACCTCCTTCAAACAAGTCAATTGACAACCAATCTCAAGCATTACCCAAGTCCAATGACATTATTGAGTTTCCTGGTTTTAATGAACTGGATCAACAAGGTAATTTTATGCGTGATCAGCAACCATGGGAAATCAATTCCTTTGAACTCGAAGCTATATTCAATCACCCTCCATTGATCGTTGGAGATGAATGCACGGGAGCTTTTTATCCAAGCAGCTACGACATGATTCCACAACCTATTTCTTCAGTAGATACTTGCTGTTTTCCATTGCCAAGTTTTGGTGATGTTGTGGACTTGGGGTATTCACTTTAG